The following is a genomic window from Kogia breviceps isolate mKogBre1 chromosome 4, mKogBre1 haplotype 1, whole genome shotgun sequence.
ACTCAGGAACCCAGTGGAACTCGggtgaaattaaataaataaggacCAGCCCTCACAAGCCCCCTTCCCTGGAGTTACTGTATTTCCCCTTTCAAGAAGGAGCCTGGAGTCCTGCTGGGTTATGAAGATCACCTCCTGTGGCCTTTCAGCAGCTGGGAGAAGTTGTAATGGGGCTCTGAAGGTAGCTCAATGCACTGTTCGTGGGGTGGACGGGGATGGAGACCGGGAAGTTGAAGACGGTGGTGGTGGAAGTGCCGCAGTCGAGCACAGCCATGGCGGGACTCCCCGCCTCTGCCGAGCAGTGCGGGGCCAGGACCTGGGACTCAAACTGCAGCAGCTGGCCCATGAAGCTGAAGTTGGGGGAGATGATGCTCCTCCGCTGCTTCACAAACTCAAAGGCCTCATCCAGCTTGACTCGATTAGTCCTCATGAGGTAAGCGAGGCAGATGGTGGCTGATCGGGAAATGCCCGCCTGGCAGTGGACAAACACCCTTCCACCAGCGTTCTTGATGGAATCTGGAAAACAAAGGGCAGCTAGTGACTTGAGAGCCCAGGAAAACAACCCCAACCCCAGGAATAGGGTGTCTAAGAAATGTCACGTGTGTCCTGTACAGAGATGGTCAATATCACCTCATGCCATCACACAGACACTGTTTGTGGAGGCAACGTGGAAAAGAACAGCAGGGGATGTAAACCCAGACCAGGCCTCACCACTAAGCAGATTGCTATTGCACAAATCAATTCAACATTCtgagattcagtttgctaatctgtaaaatgggacatcGAATCTATATTTCTCAGAGATGCTACCCACACCAGACTGACATTAATGTCTAGAGGAAAGCTTAAAAGTATGTCACTCAAGTTCTTGCCATAGAGTTTAAGCTCAGTGACTAAAACGGAAGGAGCGAGGCAGAAGTCCCAGGGATCTGTTCCATTTACCTATGAAGTCAATTGCCTCGTTGAACCAGGAGCTGATGTCTGCTTTGTGGTTGTCCTCCACAGGGATGCTCTTGTACTGGTAGTGACCCTCAAAATGGTTGGGACAGTTGGCTGAGACGTTGATCAAGGCAGTGATGCCCAAGGCATCCAGCATGTCCTTGCGAGAAGCATGATAGGCACTGCCCAGGTACAAAAAAGGCAGGATCTCCACTGGGCCACCCTGAAATCCAGAAATATCCAACACTTGTCAAGCTTTACTCAATGTCAATGCTGGTACCCACACCCACAAAAACTCCCTGCTGGAAAAGTCAGTTTCAACACTGGGTGAACTCTGTAGCACTGCTGttagagtataaataaatagGGGACTAAACCCATTTGCCTAGGCAGGGCCAACAAGTTCATTTCTGTAGTGCCAACAATGAGAGACCCAGCTCCATCGTGCCACTTAACCATGGGATAAATAATACCCCGTGTCCCCTGTTATAAAGTTGCATGTCACTTTCTATATTCTCACTAGCGCTGCTCTTCCACCTTTGCCAGTTGTTCCTTGTCCCCTTGGGCACGGCTTCTCCCTACTAACCTGGTCGTAGAGTGGGGTGCTGCAAGAACTGCAGGCGGATTCGGCGCTGTCGGGGACGCTAGTACTCAGGGGAAGGCTGAGCCCCATGGGGGTCGACTGTTTGCTGCACAGCTCCGGGCAGGAAGCAGAAAAAGCTTCATAACCTCCTGGGAATAAAAAGAGACATATTTTTTCTGTTAGTACCGCCGAGACAGGGCACCTTCATACAACTCCCCCATCCACTAGGGCTGTGAGTTTACCCCGGAGAGGCCCAGGCGAGTCTTTGTTCCTAGTGCCAAACAAAGCCAACAAGTTCCCACAATGCGACTCAGGCGTCCAAGCGCTGCAGGTGGGGCAGCCCCCCAGGAGCTGAGGGCCAGGGGTCCCCGGGCAAGGCGGCAAGGGGGCGTGAGGCCCGCCCCTGAGCACCCCCGACGTCGTACCTTTGAGCAAGAAGATTTGCGCACCGCGCGCCTCGCGGCAGAGCGCTCCGGCGGCCAGAGCCAGGGTGCCGTCGCGCTTGGCGCAATCCAGGGCGGCACTGCGCTCGTCCAGCAGCACCACGGCTTGGTAGGCGCCGGCCAGAAGGCGGCCGCGCAGCTCGGCGTTGGGCACGATGTGCTCCAGGCCCATGGCGCCCTTGGCCCGGCGCCGCACAATGGTGCTGAAGCGCACGTTGACCGAGCCGACGATGTGGCCGGCGTTGAAAGCGAAGAAGGAACGACAGTCCAACAGCAAGCACTGCGCCGCGCGCTCCCGCAGCAGCGTCCGCAGGCCTCCGGCGTCCAGGGAGCCCACTTCCATGACCATGGCCGGCCCCAGTGCCCCCAGCGTGCAAGTCCTCCTGTGCTCTTTGTCCTGGGAAGCCAAAAGGGCGACGGCTTTCGAGGAAAAGCCCGACCCTGGTTTTCTTTGCGCCAAACCCCAAACTGCCTTTGGACTCAGCGAGGGGTCGTCGTGCGGGACTCTGGACCGCCTCGGTTTCCTTGCTGCCCTCCCGACTGCCTCTCCGGTCCGCCTAGTCCCTACAGCCCCGACGTCCTTCACAGCGAGCCTGACCCCGGAGAGCGCGTTTATATGTGGCCTCtcggcaggcaggcaaggcagggcggggaggggcgggtctCGCGCGCTCAGGGGgagggggtttgtttgtttgaatagaGGTCACGTGACCGGTGCGGTGACGTCATCCGCCCTGCTGGGCTTGGCGCCGGAGGAGCCAAAGGCAAAGACGTCATCGGCCTCCGAGTGGGGTCCGCTGGCTGCGCTCTGGCACCGGCTCAGGCCCCCGCCAGGCCATCCGGCCTGCGCCTGGCGCGTCCCCGGGGACCTGGCCCGCGCCGCTCTCGGGGCCCAGCGGtaaggggagggggcgggcacTCTGCCAGGCGAGGACTGACCTCCCGGGTGCGAACGGCAGGGAGATCGGACTGTTTGCCACCGGCCgccgtctcccctccccctccaccgtGCCGCTTCCCCCTCTACCGCCCACCGGAGCGGAAAggggtttcctttgtttttgcataCACGTGGGCCCCTTTCGCCCATTGCCTCGTCCCCAGTTGGCGGGGAAACAGGTTCCCAAGGAGAAGCGATTTACTTGCCCAGTATCAcactgctgggggtggggcaacAGCGAGGAGCCTGAAATGAGGGTTGAAGACAAATCCATCCCAGAACAACCGGGCTGAGTTGGGTGGAGGTGTTCGGGGAAATAGTCTCCTGTTCCCCAGACTTTCCTGTTacttaaaatgtacatttaacgAGTAAAACGCCTTCCAGTCGAATACCAAGCGGAAGAATCTAATTCGTAGTCGTGTAGTACCTAGACGGTTGTGAGCCAATGGAGGGCAAGTCAGGGGGCTGAAATCAGGGTGAGGGGTCGCAAGGTGCGGTTGTAGATTGCGGGGTTCGGCGTTTAGGGAGGCGACCCCCAGCGCGGCTCAACAGCACCCCACCGGGGCCGCCAGACACGTTTCTGGTCACATTTGCCTAAGACTGAGCAGCTCTATCTCTTTACGCCCCAAATATGTACTGATTGAGCTCCTGCTAAGCGCTGGGCTCGGGGGCTGCAAAGGGGAACAGGGGCCGGGCGCAGCCCCCACGCCCTGCTTCTCACCATCAATATGGGCCGAACTCGAAATCCAGTTCTACAGCGCTTTAAGAGGATTTCCAGGACCTGGACAAACGTTTGGGAAGACCCCATGCGGTCACCCTCGTCCTGGGCTCTAGTGACGCCTCCCTGGGCGACGGAGCCCCTCTGCAGCGGCACCAACAGTGCTAGGTATACAAACATAAATATTGCACCACCGTGCTGGGGTGCCGAATCAGGAACATTCTGTGgtttcttcccctctcctccgGGGGAGAGGGGCGTTTCGCTGCCACCCTGGGTGGTTGATCTGCGGATTGTATCACCAGAGGCAACTTCTGCATTTGCCTCGCTTAGCTTCTGTGTTCTCACATGCTCAAACTTTCTGCCTAAATTCTAGAAAAGTAAAAGGCtaagtgcttttttcttttaaagggcgTTTTCTACCTTCAGATGAACGTTGGCTGAGGACAGCAAAGAGGTCCTCAGATAATGGCAACGCCCTCCCTGTatcttttttaagaaagaaaaaacttcttTGTTTATACTACTTATTCATCTGAGGAACTCAACATATTTTATGCGTTGAATCATAAAATGTTACAGCTGCTGACTTTTCACAGCATGCGAACTTGATCTGtcccaagttttgttttttttaccaaGAGCAGTTTTTAATacctacacattttttaaaaagaaaacttttttataCAAATATTACAGTGTTAAGTGGCACGGTCTGGCCCTAAAGTCAGGTGTCTGCTGAGCTCTGCGGAGTTTTCCTCTCTATACCTATCTGGAAAGAGCAGAGCTTGAACCCCACACTGTCATTTTGCTGCTGGGTGATCCCAGGTGAATCTTTTCCCCCACTGAGCCTCAAAGGTCACATCTGTACAGTGGGTTTACAGCTGTCGACTTTGTGATAGTTTGAGGCCCAAGTTAGAGATGATGGATGTAAGGAACCCAGGCCCTACCCATCCCTTCTTGTTATGATTCACTAAGTCTCTTGGTTTTTCCCTTCCTAGCAGAGCAATGCTTATATCATCATGCCACTGTGTGTTTCAGCATCTGGCATCAGAACCTGGGGAGAAGGTCACCACAAGATGCGGGTAGGTGTGGTTAGTACAGAGGTCCAGTTCAGGGTAAGGTCCCTCCTTGAGGCCAATCAACACAGAGTGGCACAGGTCAGGGGGGCTGGTGGTAAAGATGTAGCCACCCAGGCCCCCAGTCCAGGAAGTAGAGATGCTACTTCTGGCTGGAGATGGAGCCAAAGAGAGACCCAGCATAATCTGGTCTGTGGTGACTGCAGAAGCAGCAAGGGGCTGGAATTGTGGTCCTGATGGGCAGAAGGGCACAAAAGAGCATCAGGGGATTTTGACTCTGGGGAGAGAACCTGGCCTTTCTGACCTGGGCTCTTCCTGATTTTCGAtgtacttagaaataaacttggaggcagggcagggcagtAGGACCACCTCGCTTGGACTCACCACCCTTAATGTGTGGCCTTGAGTAAGTTCGTTTCCCTCCTGAGCCCCCACTCCCTCCTTCCTGTGATGGAGATAAGAACATGTCCTCCTAGGGGCTGTGGGAAGACTCAGTATAGCCGGTGTTGATATTACCCTACGATCTCTGTCTGAATCCTGCCCTCAAAGTCGACTTTGGAAAGAGTGGCATGCCCCCAGATGACAGGCAGAAAGtggccccagggcttccctggtggcacagtggttgagagtctgcctgccgatgcaggggacacgggttcgtgccccggtccaggaagatcccacatgccgtggagcggctgggccccctgatcctgcacgtccggagcctgtgctccacaacgggagaggccacaacagtgagtaggtccgcaaaaaaaaagaaagtggcccCAGCTCACTgtctgctctgtgaccttgaccttgggcaagtggcttaacatttctgagcctccatttccccatttgtaaactGGAAATACTATCCATCTAGGGCCTGGTGTCGGTCACATCTGGAGGCGGTGCTCTCAGGAGAGAGAGTTGGCTCCCACCATTCCTGTTCTCTTCCAGAATCCACAGCCCTTTTACTGTCTCCCTACTGCTGTAAGGCAGGCAGTTCCTGCCTTTGCTCAGTACCCTTCCTAACTCCCTCTGTCCCACCAAATCCCAAGCCACCACTAGGCTCCACCCCTCCATCTGGCCCCACCCCCACTGTTCTCATTGACTCTTCTGTTGTTTTCTATGCAAACCCCTGGATATGTGTTTCTCATCCTTTCCCACCCCCACACCTTTGCTCACATTGCTCCACCTCCCCCTGCCAGGATGCTGTCTCCTCTGGGCTCCAGTCCCAAAGTGGCATCCCCAGGAAGCCTTCTTCGGTTTCTCCAACTTCTGCACCTGGGCCCTGGAGGACTTTGTCTGAACTTTCTGATTATGTAAACATCTCTTAGATCCTTATCTTACCCTCCCTGAGTTGCTTAAGGGTAGGAAGTGTGTTTCTCTCATCTGTCACCTCCCCACCCTACTATCTTAGatacagtgcccagcacatagtaggtctaCAACTTGTAGCATGGTGGAAGAATTTTCTTAAAGGTACTGTTGAAAAGTGTAAGAAGAGAGAAGGGGATAGAAATGGCCATTTATGGAGCCTCGCTGCTGTGCTAGCTGCATTACAGATATCATCTCATGAACCAATCAATAATCCCTTGAGGtggttattatccccattttataggcaaggaaacagctcagagaggagaatgcgcccaaggtcacacagctggtaatcATCAGATGCAGATCCAAACCCTGGGCCTGTCCAATGGAGATATGGAGGGGAGGACCCAGGCATTCCGAGGTAGGAACCCATCTGTTAAGGCCTCCCCGCCTGTTGCAAGTCCATCCCCGGCAGCTCTGGCTGAAGCCTCTGACTCCCAGCTTGCCTGGAGCTCTGCTCACCGGGCAGAGTGGTCCCTGGCACCAGCCCTGGAGGGAGCCTGAGCCTCCTACAACCCCTGGCTCAGGCCCTGGTATCCCTGCTGCCTTTCCAAAGTCACTCAGTGTTTGGGATTTGGGGCAGCCATGGGCACAGGGACTGTGCCAGTTGGCCCATCCTAAGGGGCTGGCAAGGGGTGACTTCACCCTCCACACCCAGACAGTTAGGACAGAACCAGCTTCTGTTGCACAATCCTTACAAACAGATCtccatggtcagggaaggccCGTGGCAGTGCATCATCTCAGCCAGCTCCCTCATTTGGGAGACAAGGACCCAGAGAGGTTAGGCAACctatccaaagtcacacagtgtcCAGAACATACTAAATCTAGTCAGCATTGTGTGAACTCTGTGTACAGACCCTTAAGTGTTTATCTCTGGAGGGTGGggttactttcattttctttcttgcaaCTCTGTATGATTTGAATTTTTCAACACAAATGTGGAACTTTTGTAATCAGgagaaaaagctaaaaatattaaaaggcaaCCATATTTAGGGTAAACCATATTTACCATATTTAGGGTGACTTGTTAAAAGCAAGTTACAGAGTTAGACTGCCTGGGTTAGAATCCCGGCTtgaccacttaccagctgtgtgtccatggacaagttactttacctctctgagactcagctgTCTGatgtataaaatgaagataataataagatCTATCTTGTAGGGCTATTATAAAGATCATATGAAACAGGGATCAGCAAACCACAGCCCATGAACCAAATCTAGCCTACTCCTTTTTGTATAATtcacaagctaagaatggtttttatattttaaatggttgggaggaaaatcaaaagaaaaagaatatttttgtaaCGCTTGAAAgtcatatgaaattcaaatttcagagtccataaataaagttttattaaaactCAGCCATACACATTGATACTAtcctctgtggctgctttcacattaCAACGGGAGGTGAGTAGCTATGACACTGTCTGGctttcaaagcctaaaatatttacctctgtccctttataggaaaagtttgccaacccctgatatGAGATCATGGATGAAAAGCACTTTAGAACAATTCCTGGCACAGGGTAAGTGTTTAGTGAATTTTGTTCTTATTAGTATATGGATATTTATAAAATCTTCTTTCCCTAGGATGTGTTCAAAAGCAGTAATtgcttttatatttcattgaGCCTAAGgcacatatttcatattttaacgTTCCTCAAAGTGGAATATAACTTACAGTCAGAGGCATATCATACTTAATTGACATAGTTAATTGCcagcatttctctttctttatggtATATACATTaaacggggtgggggggtgggtctCAGAATAGCTGACCTCTTAGGTCCAGGAGAATACAGTAAAGTAAGTAAAGCACTACAACAAACAGTCTAGCAGGGGGACAGACTTGTCAATAGACAAGTACAACCCAGGTGCTAAGCGCCAGGGTAGACGTGGGAAAGGCCGGAAAAGGGCCCTCTCCCAACTGGGAGAGAATTATGAGGGAAAGATGCCCAGAGGAGGGGATGTCTCCTTAGAGACAAAGACTGTTGTAGAATAGAAATGTCAGGATGAAACACCTCTGAGAGATGGGTCTCAGTTATCTACCACTTGGCCCCTGAGAGTCTCAGTTTTCTGCCTTATAAAATGGGGGCAGTAATAACCCCAAGATACCAACTCTCAGATTCACTGTGGGACCAGCTGAAGCTCCAGAAGCCTGTGTGAACAGGCCCCGTGGCAGACCATTTCTGTTTCTCCCACTAGCTTGGGAGCAGGGACACGGTTCCTTGCCTTTCTTGGTCCCCAGAACAAACCTCAAAGCAGGTTTGTTGGATAAACACATGCAGATGAACCCAGGAGCCCAGGAGAGGGACCAGGAAGTAACAGGGCCTCCATGACTCAGACAAGCCCATCCCTGAACCAAGGGCACCGCCTGCCAACA
Proteins encoded in this region:
- the DUSP1 gene encoding dual specificity protein phosphatase 1, producing the protein MVMEVGSLDAGGLRTLLRERAAQCLLLDCRSFFAFNAGHIVGSVNVRFSTIVRRRAKGAMGLEHIVPNAELRGRLLAGAYQAVVLLDERSAALDCAKRDGTLALAAGALCREARGAQIFLLKGGYEAFSASCPELCSKQSTPMGLSLPLSTSVPDSAESACSSCSTPLYDQGGPVEILPFLYLGSAYHASRKDMLDALGITALINVSANCPNHFEGHYQYKSIPVEDNHKADISSWFNEAIDFIDSIKNAGGRVFVHCQAGISRSATICLAYLMRTNRVKLDEAFEFVKQRRSIISPNFSFMGQLLQFESQVLAPHCSAEAGSPAMAVLDCGTSTTTVFNFPVSIPVHPTNSALSYLQSPITTSPSC